In Phragmites australis chromosome 17, lpPhrAust1.1, whole genome shotgun sequence, the following are encoded in one genomic region:
- the LOC133897558 gene encoding cullin-1-like encodes MESGICTCTVVNLSGSSSAELLATFCDNILKKGCSEKLSDEAIEDALEKVVRLLAYISDKDLFAELSSRKKLARRLLFDKSANAELSVIRLLLWWLFFSSFFNGLPSVF; translated from the exons ATGGAAAGTGGGATATGTACATGTACTGTAGTTAATTTGTCTGGCAGTTCAAGTGCTGAATTGCTCGCTACCTTCTGTGATAACATTCTGAAGAAAGGCTGCAGTGAAAAGCTCAGTGATGAAGCCATTGAAGATGCCCTTGAGAAG GTGGTAAGATTGCTTGCATACATCAGTGATAAAGACCTCTTTGCTGAGCTATCTTCCAGGAAGAAACTTGCAAGAAGATTGCTTTTCGACAAAAGTGCTAATGCTGAGCTATCAGTGATAAGATTGCTCCTGTGGtggctttttttttcctctttttttaatggtttgccgagtgtattttaa